In a single window of the Pseudomonas sp. B21-015 genome:
- a CDS encoding glycosyltransferase, whose translation MNPAPLVSLVIPAFNPRFFSRALQGALEQSYINLEIIVCDDSRGDEIKGMVDSLSGRFGVDVRYVRNPQTLGLVGNLQACLAEAQGEFIKFLCDDDQLFPACIERQAQVLAEHQDVNLVLAQRMFWDADDFQLPARLENSPLAPTCSLFKGEDLLAIFENFPSNFLGGFSNALFRRADVLELLPALTQPAHCFVATLDFALYVCLVRRGNVVVLNHVLSVERLYPGRLTRQQPMLEAAAAEMQWLVQMLKARSGESAPAPGWVRYVPYTKAHQAPRVWEELPLSRSLGTKQTTQQWRVGIASESFHDLYRQWLDCRTLSDVQRTLLPDTLAGWRRQPKIVPVIIDRQGGRASLDVTLQSLEGQLYAPELVLVLSAACTEAALEERVFSLPLQDDWQQQLNELLPQLEGAHWFYLLRAGDRLMESALLMLAERIVTSPEAQCIYSDEGGLREGESSDPVFKPDFNLDFMRSYPYVGRALAFDRQRFLETGGFDSAYGELAPHDVLWRMVENGGTGVVEHVAEILVESQFSLSQWLSLPEVTVLNPVVLEAHLQRLGVAHRIGEGSMPLLNRVDYLHAERPLVSIVIVCKDQLAVVQRCVESLLEKTLYSEYELLLVDNASETAEARAWLAGMAQLGSDRLRVLEYPAQGNAAAINNFAARQARGEYVLMLNAYAVITEGDWLDALLNHAQRPEVGIVGAKLFNSVGRVLHAGLILGLQGPAGVPFCGETLDAAGYMHRLQIAHDLSAVGGDCLMIRKEIFDHVGGLDELNFAHSLNEVDLCLRVRENGYLVVWTPYALVALGAQPVLELDDSVRESRGKEQELFYQRWLPVVARDPAYNPSLMLQSLGGSSFRLEPGLTSGWTPFSSRQLPQVLALPINASAIGHYRVTQPLIELEAAGRAVGRIHYDLPSIIEVERQSPDVIVLQGRYSEAPINEIVGLKTYSNARRIFELDDYVINVPHKNAHVRNMPDRAEMERLVHWGISLCDRVVVSTAPLANALSSMHTDIRVVPNMLTPHVWKGLSSQRRTSKKPRVGWGGGTSHHGDLAVIADVVRELANEVDWVFFGMCPDDLRPYMHEFHGVIGLDVYPAKLASLNLDLALAPLEFHIFNDCKSNLRLLEYGACGYPVICTDTEAYRGYLPCTRIKTNSTDEWLQAIRMHLADPDASYRMGDELREIVLRDYMLRGDNLRYWENGWLAD comes from the coding sequence GTGAATCCAGCCCCTCTAGTCAGTCTTGTCATTCCTGCCTTCAATCCACGCTTTTTCAGTCGGGCGTTGCAGGGCGCGCTGGAGCAAAGCTACATCAACCTCGAAATCATCGTCTGCGACGACAGCCGTGGTGATGAGATCAAGGGCATGGTCGATAGTCTGTCCGGGCGCTTCGGGGTCGATGTGCGCTATGTGCGCAACCCGCAGACCCTGGGGCTGGTCGGCAACCTGCAGGCATGCCTGGCCGAGGCTCAAGGCGAGTTCATCAAGTTCCTGTGCGACGACGATCAACTGTTCCCGGCTTGCATTGAACGCCAGGCCCAGGTACTGGCCGAGCACCAGGATGTGAACCTGGTCCTGGCGCAGCGGATGTTCTGGGATGCCGATGACTTCCAGTTGCCGGCGCGCCTGGAAAACAGCCCGCTGGCACCGACCTGCAGCCTGTTCAAGGGCGAAGACCTGCTGGCGATTTTCGAGAATTTCCCGAGCAATTTCCTCGGCGGCTTCAGCAACGCGCTGTTCCGTCGGGCGGATGTGCTGGAACTCCTGCCGGCCCTGACCCAGCCGGCTCATTGCTTTGTCGCGACCCTGGATTTCGCCCTGTACGTGTGTCTGGTGCGGCGCGGTAATGTGGTCGTGCTCAACCATGTGTTGAGTGTCGAGCGCCTGTATCCGGGACGCCTGACCCGTCAACAGCCGATGCTGGAAGCAGCGGCGGCGGAGATGCAATGGCTGGTGCAGATGCTCAAGGCGCGCAGCGGAGAATCCGCACCGGCGCCGGGCTGGGTCCGCTATGTGCCTTACACCAAGGCCCATCAGGCGCCGCGTGTCTGGGAGGAGCTGCCATTGAGCCGCTCCCTCGGCACCAAGCAGACCACGCAGCAGTGGCGGGTGGGGATCGCCAGCGAAAGCTTCCACGATCTGTACCGCCAGTGGCTGGACTGCCGCACCCTGAGCGATGTGCAGCGCACCTTGCTGCCCGACACGCTGGCCGGTTGGCGTCGGCAGCCGAAGATCGTTCCGGTGATCATTGACCGGCAGGGCGGCCGCGCCAGCCTCGATGTCACGCTGCAAAGCCTTGAAGGGCAGCTCTATGCGCCGGAGCTGGTGCTGGTATTGTCCGCTGCCTGCACCGAAGCGGCTCTTGAAGAGCGGGTGTTCAGCCTGCCGTTGCAGGACGACTGGCAGCAGCAACTCAATGAACTGTTGCCCCAGCTCGAAGGCGCGCACTGGTTCTATTTGCTGCGTGCCGGCGATCGCCTGATGGAATCGGCGCTGCTGATGCTGGCGGAGCGCATCGTCACCTCGCCTGAGGCTCAGTGCATCTACAGCGACGAAGGCGGCCTGCGCGAAGGCGAGTCGTCGGACCCGGTCTTCAAGCCGGACTTCAACCTGGATTTCATGCGCAGCTACCCCTATGTCGGACGCGCCCTGGCATTCGATCGCCAGCGTTTCCTGGAAACCGGAGGCTTCGATTCGGCCTATGGCGAGCTGGCGCCGCACGATGTGCTCTGGCGCATGGTGGAAAATGGTGGAACCGGGGTGGTCGAGCATGTGGCCGAGATTCTCGTCGAGTCGCAGTTCTCCCTGTCTCAATGGTTGTCCTTGCCTGAAGTGACCGTGCTCAACCCAGTGGTCCTCGAGGCTCACCTGCAACGCCTGGGTGTGGCTCACCGAATCGGCGAAGGCAGCATGCCGCTGCTCAACCGTGTCGACTACCTGCACGCCGAGCGACCGTTGGTGTCGATCGTCATTGTCTGCAAGGACCAATTGGCGGTCGTGCAACGTTGCGTGGAAAGCCTGTTGGAGAAAACCCTCTACAGCGAATACGAACTGTTGTTGGTGGATAACGCCAGCGAAACCGCCGAGGCCCGTGCCTGGCTGGCCGGCATGGCGCAACTGGGCAGCGACCGGCTGCGGGTGCTGGAGTATCCGGCCCAAGGCAATGCTGCAGCGATTAACAACTTCGCGGCGCGGCAGGCACGCGGCGAGTATGTGCTGATGCTCAACGCCTATGCCGTGATCACCGAAGGTGACTGGCTGGACGCGCTGCTCAATCACGCGCAGCGTCCGGAAGTGGGGATTGTCGGGGCCAAGCTGTTCAATTCCGTGGGTCGTGTGCTGCATGCCGGTCTGATTCTCGGCCTGCAGGGGCCGGCCGGGGTGCCGTTCTGCGGCGAGACTCTGGATGCGGCCGGTTATATGCATCGGCTGCAGATCGCCCATGACCTGAGTGCGGTAGGTGGCGATTGCCTGATGATCCGTAAGGAAATCTTCGACCACGTCGGCGGCCTGGACGAGCTGAACTTCGCCCATAGTCTCAACGAGGTGGACCTGTGCCTGCGGGTGCGTGAAAACGGCTATCTGGTGGTCTGGACCCCTTATGCCCTGGTGGCCCTCGGAGCGCAGCCGGTATTGGAACTGGATGACTCGGTCCGCGAATCCCGGGGCAAGGAACAGGAGTTGTTCTACCAGCGCTGGTTGCCGGTGGTGGCCCGCGATCCTGCCTATAACCCAAGCCTGATGTTGCAGAGTCTGGGTGGTTCGAGTTTCAGACTGGAGCCGGGCCTGACCAGCGGTTGGACGCCCTTTAGCAGTCGCCAGTTGCCACAGGTGCTGGCATTGCCGATCAACGCCTCGGCGATCGGGCATTATCGCGTGACGCAACCGCTGATCGAGCTGGAAGCCGCAGGCCGGGCCGTGGGGCGAATTCACTATGACCTGCCGTCGATCATCGAGGTCGAGCGCCAGTCTCCTGACGTGATCGTGTTGCAGGGGCGGTATTCCGAAGCGCCGATCAACGAAATCGTCGGCCTGAAAACCTACTCCAATGCCCGACGCATCTTCGAACTCGATGACTATGTCATCAACGTTCCGCACAAAAACGCCCACGTGCGCAATATGCCTGACCGTGCCGAGATGGAACGCCTGGTGCATTGGGGGATCAGCCTGTGCGATCGGGTGGTGGTCTCGACCGCGCCACTGGCCAATGCCCTGTCGTCCATGCACACGGACATTCGCGTGGTGCCGAATATGCTCACTCCCCATGTCTGGAAGGGGCTGAGCAGCCAGCGCCGCACCTCGAAAAAACCTCGGGTCGGTTGGGGCGGTGGCACCAGTCACCATGGCGACCTGGCGGTGATTGCCGATGTGGTCCGTGAACTGGCCAATGAAGTCGATTGGGTGTTCTTCGGCATGTGCCCGGATGATTTGCGCCCTTACATGCATGAGTTCCATGGGGTGATCGGGCTGGATGTCTACCCGGCGAAGCTGGCCAGCCTGAATCTGGACCTGGCGTTGGCTCCGCTCGAGTTCCATATATTCAATGACTGCAAGAGCAACCTGCGTCTGCTGGAATACGGGGCTTGCGGCTATCCGGTGATCTGCACCGACACTGAGGCCTATCGTGGGTATTTGCCATGTACCCGGATCAAAACCAACAGCACGGATGAGTGGCTGCAAGCCATCCGCATGCACCTGGCTGACCCGGACGCCAGCTACCGCATGGGCGATGAATTGCGTGAGATCGTCCTGCGCGACTATATGTTGCGCGGCGACAACCTGCGCTACTGGGAAAACGGTTGGTTGGCGGACTGA
- the rfbF gene encoding glucose-1-phosphate cytidylyltransferase has protein sequence MKAVILAGGLGTRISEESHLKPKPMIEIGGKPILWHIMKQYSAHGIHDFVICLGYKGYAIKDFFANYFLHTSDVTFDMCNNRMDVHQNYSEPWRVTLVDTGDDTMTGGRLRRAARYLEGEQAFCFTYGDGVSDLNIGALVDFHLTHGKLATVTAVQPPGRYGALERDGDKVLGFTEKPRGDGGWINGGFFVLSPKVLPYIADDQTSWEAEPLAALATEDQLQAFQHEGFWHPMDTLRDKNHLEALWQSGEAPWKQWD, from the coding sequence ATGAAGGCAGTTATTTTGGCGGGTGGCCTGGGCACGCGAATCAGCGAAGAGTCGCACCTCAAGCCCAAGCCGATGATCGAGATCGGCGGCAAGCCAATTCTCTGGCACATCATGAAGCAGTACTCCGCGCACGGAATCCACGATTTCGTGATCTGCCTTGGCTACAAGGGCTATGCGATCAAGGACTTCTTCGCCAACTACTTCCTGCACACCTCCGACGTCACCTTCGACATGTGCAATAACCGTATGGACGTTCACCAGAACTACAGTGAGCCGTGGCGCGTCACGCTGGTCGATACGGGCGATGACACCATGACGGGTGGCCGCCTGCGCCGTGCTGCCCGTTATCTGGAAGGTGAGCAGGCCTTCTGCTTCACCTACGGCGACGGTGTTTCGGACCTCAATATCGGCGCCCTGGTGGACTTCCACCTGACCCACGGCAAGCTCGCTACCGTGACGGCGGTGCAGCCACCGGGACGTTACGGCGCACTGGAACGTGATGGCGACAAGGTATTGGGTTTCACCGAAAAACCCCGTGGCGACGGCGGCTGGATCAATGGCGGCTTTTTCGTATTGTCACCCAAGGTCTTGCCGTACATCGCTGACGATCAAACCTCCTGGGAAGCCGAGCCGCTGGCGGCCCTGGCCACCGAGGATCAGTTGCAGGCCTTCCAGCACGAAGGTTTCTGGCACCCGATGGATACCCTGCGCGACAAAAATCACCTTGAAGCGTTGTGGCAGAGCGGGGAGGCCCCATGGAAGCAATGGGACTGA
- a CDS encoding calcium-binding protein, with protein sequence MAVINGANGTDTLIGTNEDDVINGRRGDDVLIGGAGADTLDGGAGFDTADYSWSMAGVNIDLRSGVSQPGIGGDAEGDTLKNIEKVIGSEFDDTFTTTLAGRTFEGGRGNDTYIVNAGGGKIIEESGWGGGYDDQVLTRLAHYRLDENIERLTYTGTGKFTGYGNASDNVITGGAGNDVLLGGGGADHLIGGTGWDTASYTDSTEGMTFDLKFGYNTSGIAVGDTFTDIEAIRGSNYDDVFISGAAFKALDGADGFDTVDYSMSEAGITLDIRNGVGKPGIGGDAEGVTLKNIEHVIGTLWDDVYVINSRGITISERNISAGTDEIRTSLASYTMDANIEALTYTGEGSFTGYGNAGDNTLTGGAGNDVLVGGEGADHLVGGAGLDTASYADSTEGVTVDLISGQRSTGVAVGDTYTSIELIRGSNYDDYFRANDLPIGFDGGDGFDTVDYSWSNGAVTIDIREGVGMPGIGADAEGDTLTHVEKVIGSFDADTFTSSIGGVIFEGGRGDDVYNINAEDVKIIEQDFLGGTDELRTNLAVKTLDSFIENLTYTGAGDFTGYGNETDNTITGGAGNDVLFGGGGADTFVGGDGVDVVSYGDSNIGISLNLATWEHSGIAMYDRYLDIEILRGSHFNDTLTGSVGDNYFEGGLGDDVIYGGYGADHLYGGLGPLSGRSTEADTDGVPQADMLYGGEGDDVIVTAVDDRGSFAYGEGGNDTIAVASGTADGGGGEDVLTGTSNNYVLLGGEGYDQLIMNAGGFANGGENDDTYIVNTSNLVTIRDDGQGMFSNDTLILNNVATAADLNVMRVGDDLYLSNTNPASGAAPDNGVKLQDWFAGFATIEHIQTADGQAFNLPANADAFAMFG encoded by the coding sequence ATGGCAGTTATTAATGGAGCAAACGGCACGGATACGCTGATCGGTACGAATGAGGATGACGTCATCAATGGACGGCGCGGCGATGATGTCTTGATCGGCGGCGCCGGCGCGGACACGCTCGACGGCGGCGCGGGATTCGATACGGCGGATTATTCCTGGTCCATGGCCGGCGTCAACATCGACCTGCGCAGCGGCGTCAGCCAGCCTGGGATCGGCGGTGATGCCGAAGGCGATACGCTGAAAAACATCGAGAAAGTCATTGGCAGCGAATTCGATGACACCTTTACCACCACGTTGGCTGGCCGGACCTTTGAAGGTGGACGGGGCAACGACACGTACATCGTCAATGCGGGCGGCGGCAAAATCATTGAGGAAAGCGGTTGGGGTGGTGGTTATGACGATCAGGTCCTGACCCGCCTGGCTCACTACCGGCTGGACGAGAATATCGAACGCCTGACCTATACCGGCACCGGCAAATTCACCGGTTACGGCAATGCCAGCGATAACGTGATCACCGGCGGTGCCGGTAACGATGTGCTGCTGGGTGGCGGCGGTGCCGACCATTTGATCGGCGGCACAGGTTGGGATACCGCGAGCTACACCGACAGCACCGAGGGCATGACTTTCGATCTGAAGTTCGGTTACAACACTTCCGGTATCGCCGTCGGCGATACGTTCACCGATATCGAAGCGATCCGCGGCTCGAACTACGACGACGTGTTTATCAGTGGTGCCGCGTTCAAGGCGTTGGACGGCGCCGATGGTTTTGACACGGTGGACTACTCGATGTCGGAAGCGGGGATCACCCTCGATATCCGTAACGGCGTGGGCAAACCGGGCATTGGCGGCGACGCCGAAGGCGTTACGCTGAAAAACATCGAGCACGTCATTGGCACCCTCTGGGATGACGTCTACGTTATCAACTCCCGCGGTATCACGATCTCCGAGCGCAACATCTCTGCGGGCACCGACGAGATCCGTACCAGTCTGGCCTCCTACACCATGGACGCCAACATCGAAGCGCTGACCTATACCGGAGAAGGCTCGTTTACCGGTTATGGCAATGCCGGCGACAACACCCTCACCGGCGGCGCCGGTAACGACGTGCTGGTGGGCGGCGAGGGCGCGGACCACCTGGTCGGCGGCGCTGGCCTGGACACCGCGAGCTACGCCGACAGCACAGAAGGTGTGACGGTTGACCTGATATCCGGGCAGCGGAGCACAGGCGTGGCGGTGGGTGATACCTACACCAGTATCGAGCTGATTCGTGGCTCGAACTACGACGACTATTTCCGGGCGAATGACTTGCCGATCGGCTTCGACGGCGGGGACGGCTTCGATACTGTGGATTACTCCTGGTCCAATGGTGCGGTGACCATCGACATCCGCGAAGGTGTCGGCATGCCTGGCATCGGCGCTGACGCTGAGGGCGATACGTTGACCCATGTGGAAAAGGTCATCGGTTCGTTCGATGCCGACACCTTCACCAGTTCCATCGGCGGCGTCATTTTCGAAGGTGGCCGGGGCGACGACGTCTACAACATCAATGCCGAGGACGTGAAAATCATCGAACAGGATTTCCTCGGCGGCACCGATGAGTTGCGCACCAACCTGGCGGTGAAGACCCTGGACTCGTTCATCGAGAACCTGACGTACACCGGCGCCGGGGACTTCACCGGTTACGGCAATGAAACGGACAACACCATTACCGGTGGTGCAGGCAACGACGTGCTGTTCGGAGGCGGTGGTGCAGACACCTTCGTTGGTGGCGACGGTGTGGATGTTGTCAGTTATGGCGACAGCAACATCGGGATCTCCCTCAATCTGGCGACATGGGAGCATTCCGGTATCGCGATGTATGACCGGTATTTGGATATCGAAATCCTGCGCGGCAGCCACTTCAATGACACGCTGACAGGCAGTGTCGGCGATAACTACTTTGAGGGAGGTCTGGGGGATGACGTCATCTACGGTGGTTATGGCGCCGATCACCTCTATGGCGGATTGGGGCCATTGAGCGGGCGTTCCACCGAGGCCGATACTGACGGTGTTCCCCAGGCCGACATGCTGTATGGCGGCGAAGGTGACGACGTCATTGTTACCGCTGTCGATGATCGGGGAAGCTTCGCCTATGGCGAAGGTGGCAATGACACCATCGCGGTGGCCAGCGGCACGGCCGATGGTGGTGGCGGTGAAGATGTGTTGACCGGCACGAGCAACAACTACGTGTTGCTGGGCGGTGAGGGCTACGACCAGTTGATCATGAACGCCGGCGGCTTTGCCAATGGCGGGGAGAATGACGACACCTATATCGTCAACACCAGCAACCTGGTGACGATCCGTGATGACGGCCAGGGCATGTTCTCCAATGACACACTGATACTGAACAACGTCGCCACCGCTGCCGACCTGAATGTCATGCGGGTTGGCGATGATCTTTACCTCAGTAACACCAACCCTGCGTCGGGAGCGGCTCCGGATAACGGCGTGAAGCTCCAGGATTGGTTCGCTGGTTTCGCGACCATCGAACACATCCAGACCGCTGACGGCCAGGCCTTCAACCTGCCGGCCAACGCCGATGCCTTCGCCATGTTCGGCTGA